The Stappia sp. genome window below encodes:
- a CDS encoding ABC-F family ATP-binding cassette domain-containing protein gives MPSSVSLSGLSWSTPDGTPLFTDLDLTFGCERTGLVGRNGAGKSTLLRLISGDLHPSAGTVTVSGSLAMVRQDAIQGPDDTVADLFGIRSALDLLARAESGLASAEDLADADWTLPARVETALQRCGLSVDPRARLATLSGGQRSRAAFAASILADPDILLLDEPTNNLDRDGRRAVTDLLRGWTGGAIVVSHDRELLEDMAAIVELTSLGVARYGGNYSAFRQHRDAQLRAAERDLAHAEKSRDEAARRARQAAERKARKDAAGHRARAKGDQPKILMDAARERAEASGGAGARLRDARRDAAEAELSAAREKLETVQPLRMTIQATGLAPGRTVLRVEGLTGGHDPQRPLIRDLSLTLTGPERVVIAGPNGCGKTTLLKLITGQIAPHRGRIDLMVPFALLDQPVGLLDPARTLHENFQRLAPSATARMAHAALARFGFRAGDALRRAGTLSGGERLRAGLACALGAVPPPMLLILDEPTNHLDLDGLAALEAALDAYDGALLAISHDAAFIAALAPDRTLHLEG, from the coding sequence ATGCCCTCCTCCGTGTCCCTCTCCGGCCTGTCCTGGTCCACGCCTGACGGCACGCCGCTTTTCACCGATCTCGATCTGACCTTCGGGTGCGAACGCACCGGCCTTGTCGGGCGCAACGGCGCGGGCAAGAGCACCCTGCTGCGCCTGATCTCCGGCGACCTGCACCCGTCGGCGGGCACGGTCACCGTGTCCGGCAGCCTCGCGATGGTCCGCCAGGATGCAATTCAGGGGCCCGACGACACGGTCGCGGACCTGTTCGGCATCCGCTCCGCGCTCGATCTGCTTGCGCGTGCCGAAAGCGGTCTTGCCAGTGCCGAAGACCTGGCCGACGCGGACTGGACCCTGCCCGCCCGGGTCGAGACCGCGCTGCAGCGCTGCGGTCTGTCCGTCGATCCGCGGGCGCGGCTGGCGACGCTGTCCGGCGGGCAGCGCAGCCGGGCGGCTTTCGCCGCGTCGATCCTTGCCGATCCGGATATCCTGCTCCTCGACGAACCCACGAACAACCTCGACCGCGACGGACGCCGGGCGGTGACCGACCTCCTGCGGGGCTGGACCGGCGGCGCGATCGTCGTCAGCCACGACCGGGAGCTGCTGGAAGACATGGCCGCCATCGTCGAGCTGACCTCGCTCGGCGTGGCGCGATACGGCGGGAATTACAGCGCGTTCCGGCAACACAGGGACGCGCAGCTGCGCGCGGCCGAACGCGACCTCGCGCATGCGGAAAAGTCCCGCGACGAGGCGGCTCGCCGCGCGCGACAGGCGGCCGAGCGAAAGGCACGCAAGGACGCCGCCGGACACAGGGCGCGCGCGAAAGGCGACCAGCCGAAAATCCTGATGGACGCCGCAAGGGAGCGGGCCGAGGCATCGGGCGGCGCGGGCGCGCGTCTGCGCGATGCCCGACGCGATGCGGCCGAGGCGGAGTTGTCGGCCGCGCGCGAAAAGCTCGAGACGGTGCAGCCCCTGCGCATGACCATACAAGCGACCGGCCTCGCCCCGGGCCGAACCGTGCTGCGGGTCGAGGGCCTGACGGGCGGCCATGACCCGCAGCGCCCGCTCATCCGCGATCTGTCGCTGACCCTCACCGGCCCCGAGCGCGTGGTCATCGCCGGACCCAACGGCTGCGGCAAGACCACGCTCCTCAAGCTCATCACCGGCCAGATCGCGCCGCACCGCGGCCGCATCGACCTCATGGTCCCCTTCGCCTTGCTCGACCAGCCTGTGGGGCTGCTCGATCCGGCGCGCACGCTGCACGAGAATTTCCAGCGCCTCGCCCCGTCGGCGACCGCCCGCATGGCCCATGCGGCGCTGGCCCGCTTCGGCTTTCGCGCGGGTGACGCCCTGCGGCGCGCGGGCACGCTGAGCGGCGGCGAGCGCCTGCGCGCCGGTCTGGCCTGTGCCCTGGGGGCCGTGCCGCCGCCCATGCTGCTGATCCTGGACGAGCCGACCAATCACCTCGACCTCGACGGTCTCGCGGCACTGGAGGCCGCGCTCGACGCCTATGACGGCGCGCTGCTGGCGATCAGTCACGACGCGGCCTTCATCGCCGCGCTCGCGCCGGACAGGACCCTTCATCTGGAAGGATGA
- a CDS encoding response regulator transcription factor — protein sequence MRVLLVEDHRPLAEAVGDALRRAGLTVDHASTAREARDMAAVAPYTLAILDLGLPDDDGLTLLPTLRDGGRLPVIVLTARDQLSDRLAGLDGGADDYVVKPVEMPELVARCRAVLRRPGDRSATTLRLGALALDTASRSVSVDDVPVALGRREVTVLEHLMRAAGRVVSRRALDEAVYGFEDDVGPNALEAAVSRLRRALEAAGCPIPIVTVRGLGWMLPSDETR from the coding sequence ATGCGCGTGCTGCTCGTCGAAGACCACCGACCGCTTGCGGAGGCGGTTGGCGATGCCCTCCGCCGGGCCGGTCTGACCGTCGATCACGCGAGCACCGCGCGGGAGGCCCGCGACATGGCGGCTGTGGCGCCATACACGCTTGCGATCCTCGACCTCGGTCTGCCGGACGACGACGGGTTGACCCTGCTGCCGACCCTGCGCGACGGCGGGCGACTGCCGGTGATCGTGCTGACGGCACGCGATCAGCTGTCCGATCGCCTCGCCGGGCTCGACGGCGGTGCCGATGACTATGTGGTGAAACCGGTCGAAATGCCGGAGCTGGTCGCGCGCTGCCGGGCGGTGCTGCGCCGGCCCGGAGACCGCTCCGCGACCACGCTGCGCCTGGGAGCTCTGGCGCTCGATACCGCGTCGCGGAGCGTCAGCGTCGACGATGTGCCTGTCGCGCTGGGTCGGCGGGAAGTCACCGTGCTTGAGCATCTGATGCGCGCCGCGGGTCGTGTCGTGTCGCGCCGCGCGCTGGACGAGGCGGTCTACGGGTTCGAGGACGACGTCGGGCCAAACGCACTGGAGGCCGCGGTGTCGCGCTTGCGCCGGGCGCTGGAGGCGGCAGGCTGTCCCATCCCGATCGTGACCGTGCGGGGCCTCGGATGGATGCTGCCGAGCGACGAGACCCGATGA
- a CDS encoding HAMP domain-containing sensor histidine kinase, giving the protein MSPAASRSGPPLARLLARRLLLIAGAVFVLNSVVVGIYYGSDRRALEAEVVADRIDGLEAALDGAALPPDAGVRKLYAEHPDAYAFALVDRGGVVLDAMNARLIPSGAIDLYADDWITRVAGQGAPFLVAGHEFEGRADGLRMVFVMRDDPARLLWHAYLDEFHEHVWLPILPLALLLIAANTFLIRRGLAPVSAAAAWARSLRTGAPTPPPQTRMPAEISDLVDATQRSIERLHQALDAETRRAAEAAHALRTPLAVLVARVDALPPGETNDRLRADFAALSRTVGQLLASSRADMLGETGAQAPIDLRAAAETVVAALAPFAYQRGVDLALDLPQGPNMVLANREGVELALTNLVENAILHGGAGPVAITVGPGPVVTVCDRGRGLPDGADGRLFDAFWRGPEAVPGGAGLGLAIVARVQRAQGGTVEAGDTPGGGAEFVLRWPAPHS; this is encoded by the coding sequence ATGAGCCCCGCCGCCTCCCGCTCCGGTCCGCCACTTGCCAGGCTCTTGGCGCGGCGTCTGCTTCTGATCGCCGGCGCCGTCTTCGTGCTGAACTCCGTCGTCGTCGGGATCTACTACGGGTCGGACCGGCGCGCGCTGGAGGCTGAAGTCGTCGCCGATCGCATCGACGGTCTGGAAGCGGCGCTCGACGGCGCCGCGCTGCCACCCGATGCCGGTGTTCGCAAGCTCTATGCCGAGCATCCCGACGCCTATGCCTTCGCACTCGTGGATCGCGGTGGCGTTGTCCTCGATGCCATGAATGCCCGCCTGATCCCGTCCGGCGCGATCGATCTCTACGCGGACGACTGGATCACCCGCGTTGCCGGCCAGGGGGCGCCGTTTCTCGTGGCGGGGCACGAATTCGAGGGGCGCGCGGACGGCCTGCGGATGGTGTTCGTGATGCGGGATGACCCCGCACGCCTCCTGTGGCACGCCTATCTTGACGAGTTCCATGAGCATGTCTGGCTGCCGATCCTGCCGCTCGCGCTGCTTCTGATTGCGGCGAATACCTTCCTGATCCGCCGTGGCCTCGCGCCGGTCTCCGCCGCCGCCGCCTGGGCGCGCTCCCTGCGAACCGGCGCGCCGACGCCGCCGCCGCAGACCCGCATGCCGGCGGAGATCTCGGACCTCGTGGATGCCACGCAACGTTCGATCGAAAGGCTGCACCAGGCGCTGGACGCCGAGACGCGTCGCGCCGCCGAGGCCGCCCATGCCCTGCGCACGCCGCTCGCCGTGCTGGTCGCTCGCGTGGATGCGCTGCCCCCGGGCGAGACGAACGACAGGCTGCGCGCCGATTTCGCCGCCCTGTCGCGAACGGTCGGGCAGCTCCTGGCCTCTTCGCGTGCGGACATGCTCGGAGAAACGGGGGCGCAGGCGCCCATCGACCTGCGCGCAGCGGCGGAGACGGTGGTCGCCGCGCTGGCGCCCTTCGCCTACCAGCGCGGCGTCGACCTGGCGCTCGACCTGCCACAGGGGCCGAACATGGTTCTAGCCAACCGCGAGGGCGTGGAGCTTGCGCTGACGAACCTCGTCGAAAACGCGATCCTGCACGGGGGCGCCGGCCCGGTTGCGATCACCGTGGGGCCGGGACCGGTCGTGACCGTGTGCGACCGCGGACGCGGACTGCCTGACGGCGCGGACGGACGTCTCTTCGATGCATTCTGGCGCGGTCCGGAGGCGGTCCCCGGCGGTGCCGGTCTCGGCCTTGCCATCGTGGCCCGGGTCCAGCGCGCGCAAGGAGGCACCGTGGAGGCAGGCGACACCCCCGGCGGCGGCGCGGAGTTCGTGCTCAGGTGGCCGGCCCCGCATTCCTGA
- a CDS encoding exopolysaccharide biosynthesis protein, protein MDVAEGRSDDSRQVLDRLHSRLGGEPMTLGELARFAGPQANPLLLMLLALPEAAPLPVAGMSTIIAIPLILVSLRMVLRGADPRLPAILQSRRLPTRLTRAALGRLAGALGMLDRWSRPRWQGIVARTRMIGAMCFVLALIIALPIPFGNMLPALCIVGVALGLLQRDGVIVMAALVAALVLVAGKLTALGLAFGFAMSSFGHAAGI, encoded by the coding sequence ATGGATGTCGCCGAAGGAAGATCAGACGACAGCCGGCAGGTGCTGGACAGGCTGCATTCACGCCTGGGCGGCGAGCCGATGACGCTTGGCGAGCTGGCCCGCTTCGCCGGACCGCAGGCCAACCCCTTGCTGCTGATGTTGCTTGCCCTGCCGGAGGCCGCGCCGCTGCCGGTCGCCGGCATGAGCACGATCATAGCCATTCCGCTGATCCTGGTCTCGCTACGCATGGTGTTGCGGGGCGCGGATCCGCGCCTGCCGGCCATTTTGCAAAGCCGCCGCCTTCCGACGCGTCTGACGCGGGCGGCCCTGGGCCGGCTTGCCGGCGCGCTCGGGATGCTCGACCGCTGGTCCCGCCCGCGTTGGCAGGGCATCGTCGCGCGGACCCGGATGATCGGGGCAATGTGTTTCGTTCTTGCCCTGATCATCGCGCTCCCGATCCCCTTCGGCAACATGCTGCCGGCGCTGTGCATCGTGGGCGTCGCCCTCGGTCTGCTGCAGCGCGACGGGGTCATCGTCATGGCCGCACTCGTGGCGGCACTTGTTCTGGTGGCGGGGAAGCTGACCGCCCTGGGACTGGCGTTCGGATTTGCCATGTCCTCCTTCGGTCATGCCGCCGGCATCTGA
- the hisD gene encoding histidinol dehydrogenase has translation MSNPDERATSILGAAYFRKPQESILAENDAIEGTVKQILADVRKDGDAAVRAYSAKFDRVDVDAVEVSAEDIRKAVDTLDPAMREDTLFAIAQVRNFAEKQLATMLPLEVETLPGLTLGHRVIPIRRIGAYVPGGRYPLMSAPIMTIVPAKVAGCDEVIACLPPSAHEAMIAGCHLSGADRIFRIGGAQAIAAMAYGTETVPGVDKIVGPGNAYVNEAKRQVFGPVGIDQLAGPSEVFVIADETASAEMVAIDLLAQAEHDVRARVGLITTSRALAEAVEKEVARILGELKTSAVAAEAWERFGEIVLCDDVDAMIAYSDLVAPEHLEVITRDVDAVAAKLRNYGSLFIGPNASVVYSDKCCGTNHTLPTAGAGRYTGGLWVGAFVKVCTHQRLTETAVAEVAPHAVRQSLYEGMEAHARAADHRLVLAGLGSRIPAN, from the coding sequence ATGTCCAATCCAGACGAGCGCGCGACGTCCATCCTGGGTGCCGCCTATTTCCGCAAACCCCAGGAAAGCATCCTGGCCGAAAACGACGCCATCGAGGGGACGGTCAAACAGATCCTCGCCGACGTGCGCAAGGACGGCGACGCCGCCGTGCGCGCCTATAGCGCCAAGTTCGACAGGGTCGACGTCGATGCCGTCGAGGTCTCCGCCGAGGACATCCGCAAGGCGGTCGACACCCTCGATCCGGCCATGCGCGAGGACACGCTCTTCGCCATCGCGCAGGTGCGCAATTTCGCCGAAAAGCAGCTCGCCACCATGCTGCCGCTCGAGGTCGAGACCCTGCCCGGCCTGACGCTCGGCCATCGCGTGATCCCGATCCGGCGCATCGGCGCCTATGTTCCCGGCGGCCGCTATCCGCTGATGTCGGCGCCGATCATGACCATCGTTCCGGCCAAGGTCGCCGGCTGCGACGAGGTGATTGCCTGTCTTCCGCCGAGCGCCCATGAAGCGATGATCGCCGGCTGCCACCTGTCGGGCGCGGACCGCATCTTCCGCATCGGCGGCGCGCAGGCCATCGCCGCCATGGCCTATGGCACCGAGACCGTTCCCGGCGTCGACAAGATCGTCGGCCCGGGCAACGCCTATGTGAACGAAGCCAAGCGCCAGGTCTTCGGCCCGGTCGGCATCGACCAGCTGGCCGGCCCGAGCGAGGTCTTCGTCATTGCCGACGAGACGGCCTCCGCCGAAATGGTCGCCATCGACCTGCTGGCCCAGGCGGAGCATGACGTGCGGGCGCGCGTCGGCCTGATCACGACCAGCCGCGCGCTTGCCGAGGCGGTCGAGAAGGAGGTCGCGCGGATCCTGGGCGAACTCAAGACCAGCGCCGTTGCCGCGGAAGCCTGGGAGCGGTTCGGCGAGATCGTCCTGTGCGACGATGTCGATGCGATGATCGCCTATTCCGATCTGGTCGCGCCGGAGCACCTGGAAGTGATCACCAGGGATGTGGATGCGGTCGCCGCGAAGCTGCGCAACTACGGCTCGCTCTTCATCGGGCCCAATGCGTCGGTGGTCTATTCGGACAAGTGCTGCGGCACGAACCACACGCTGCCGACGGCCGGTGCCGGCCGCTATACCGGAGGCCTGTGGGTCGGCGCCTTCGTGAAGGTCTGCACCCACCAGCGCCTGACCGAGACGGCCGTGGCGGAAGTCGCGCCGCACGCCGTGCGCCAGAGCCTTTATGAGGGCATGGAAGCCCACGCCCGTGCGGCCGACCACCGTCTGGTGCTGGCCGGGCTCGGCTCCCGCATTCCGGCCAACTGA
- a CDS encoding cupin domain-containing protein, translated as MARIGNKIRDLRRRRQLTIRELSLRSGVSHSTISLIEREKVSPSLNTLQAILDALGSTLVGFLHGVQMGSHSPFYRADELPEIGNVRGISYKLIGMSHPNRTLQFLKETYQIGADTGGQLSHEGQEAGYVVSGRIEVRAGAKTEVLGPGDAYYFDSREEHRFRNVGDEPAEIVSAITPPTY; from the coding sequence GTGGCCAGGATCGGAAACAAGATCAGGGATCTCAGGCGCCGGCGGCAGCTGACCATCCGCGAGCTGTCGCTGCGCTCGGGCGTGTCCCATTCGACGATCTCGCTCATCGAGCGCGAGAAGGTCAGCCCCTCGCTGAACACGCTGCAGGCGATCCTGGACGCGCTCGGCAGCACGCTCGTCGGCTTCCTGCACGGGGTGCAGATGGGCAGTCACAGCCCCTTCTACCGGGCCGACGAATTGCCGGAAATCGGAAATGTGCGTGGAATTTCCTATAAGTTGATCGGCATGAGCCACCCCAACAGAACCCTGCAGTTCCTGAAAGAGACCTACCAGATCGGCGCCGACACGGGCGGCCAGCTGTCGCATGAGGGACAGGAGGCCGGATATGTCGTGTCCGGGCGGATCGAGGTCCGCGCCGGCGCGAAGACCGAGGTGCTCGGCCCCGGCGACGCCTATTACTTCGACAGTCGCGAGGAGCACCGCTTTCGCAATGTCGGCGACGAGCCGGCGGAAATCGTCAGCGCGATCACACCCCCGACCTACTGA
- a CDS encoding TRAP transporter substrate-binding protein, whose protein sequence is MTFAGSIQALKPMKAVTRGALALACSAALTFGAAAQSVSLQIGTIESPTGANSQGWQAFEQYVEAASAGDISVELFHSGQLGDTEKLLEGAKLGINKMVQGDETLTGAYDPMLAWFTPYLFSDEFVMKAFFESATFAELNEMMARDLGVRVLAAAPYGFYNFINKTRPIDKLEDLEDLKLRTLPSSQLTIKAWEALGASATPVSWGEIYTSISTGVIDGLGHTLGIMVDQKYYEVAKNVTLDNSIGVVNFYLINEKFWQSLDDEQRKVLKRGAEIGAAAEFGIASYRNRVDALKVLADNGVDVRPISEAERARLREAAQSAVVPWMKEMIGAEVVDKVFAEVEAIEKRLNAN, encoded by the coding sequence ATGACGTTCGCAGGATCTATCCAGGCGTTGAAGCCGATGAAAGCGGTGACCCGGGGCGCTCTGGCGCTGGCGTGCTCCGCGGCGCTCACCTTTGGCGCCGCCGCCCAGTCCGTGTCGCTTCAGATCGGCACCATCGAGTCGCCCACGGGTGCGAACTCGCAGGGCTGGCAGGCGTTCGAGCAGTATGTCGAGGCGGCGTCGGCCGGCGACATTTCCGTCGAGCTGTTCCACTCCGGCCAGCTTGGCGACACGGAGAAGCTCCTGGAAGGCGCGAAGCTCGGCATCAACAAGATGGTTCAGGGCGACGAGACGCTGACCGGCGCCTACGACCCGATGCTCGCCTGGTTCACGCCGTACCTCTTCTCCGACGAATTCGTCATGAAGGCGTTCTTCGAGAGCGCGACCTTCGCCGAGCTCAACGAGATGATGGCCCGCGATCTCGGCGTGCGCGTGCTCGCCGCCGCCCCTTACGGCTTCTACAATTTCATCAACAAGACGCGCCCGATCGACAAGCTGGAAGACCTTGAGGATCTGAAGCTGCGCACGCTGCCGAGCAGCCAGCTCACCATCAAGGCCTGGGAAGCGCTGGGCGCATCGGCGACGCCGGTCTCCTGGGGCGAGATCTACACCTCGATCAGCACCGGGGTCATCGACGGGCTGGGGCATACGCTCGGCATCATGGTCGACCAGAAGTACTATGAGGTCGCCAAGAACGTGACGCTCGACAACAGCATCGGCGTGGTCAACTTCTACCTGATCAACGAGAAGTTCTGGCAGTCGCTCGACGACGAGCAGCGCAAGGTGCTGAAGCGCGGCGCCGAGATCGGCGCGGCGGCGGAATTCGGCATCGCCAGCTATCGCAACCGCGTCGACGCGCTGAAGGTGCTGGCCGACAATGGCGTCGACGTCCGCCCGATCAGCGAGGCCGAGCGCGCCCGCCTTCGGGAGGCGGCGCAGTCCGCGGTCGTTCCCTGGATGAAGGAGATGATCGGCGCCGAGGTGGTGGACAAGGTCTTCGCCGAGGTCGAGGCCATCGAAAAGCGTCTGAACGCCAACTGA
- a CDS encoding TRAP transporter small permease subunit has translation MTRLLALIDRSIQLFIAACMGTIMVVIALQVVMRATVGALPWPEELSVILMLWGLLLAAAYTLNERGHVGIQIFVDMLGPRRGALISALMHLVIIVFCAAVIWGAYDKVASVWNLKTGALRISRAVPQLAIPVSAGAFIVVCLRLIAEDIAIWRRAS, from the coding sequence ATGACGCGTTTGCTGGCCCTGATCGATCGTTCGATCCAATTGTTCATCGCGGCCTGCATGGGCACGATCATGGTCGTCATCGCGCTCCAGGTCGTCATGCGCGCCACCGTCGGCGCCTTGCCCTGGCCGGAGGAACTGAGCGTCATCCTGATGCTCTGGGGGCTGCTGCTGGCTGCGGCCTACACGCTGAACGAACGCGGTCACGTCGGGATCCAGATCTTCGTCGACATGCTCGGTCCCCGGCGGGGCGCGCTGATCAGCGCCTTGATGCATCTCGTCATCATCGTCTTCTGCGCCGCCGTCATCTGGGGGGCCTACGACAAGGTCGCCTCCGTGTGGAACCTCAAGACCGGGGCGCTGCGGATCTCGCGCGCGGTGCCGCAACTCGCCATTCCGGTCAGCGCCGGCGCGTTCATTGTCGTCTGCCTGCGTCTCATCGCCGAAGACATCGCGATCTGGAGGCGCGCGTCATGA
- a CDS encoding TRAP transporter large permease has translation MILLVLLASFLVFLVLGMPVAFAIGAASLAALVASGDSLVLLPHFMYMGMESYVLVSVPLFVLAGELMLRGGMTRSLTDFADMLVGRLRGGMGHTNIAGSVFFAGITGSASADTTALGSVLIPAMAEKGYDRAYATAVTIASSVIGPIIPPSLTFVIYAMAVGGDVSIGQLFVAGIVPGVLVAFALMGMNSWISRKRGYEKRGERFTWAEIGSITLRSLTVLVMPAIIVLGVLSGDFTATEAAAVASVYALGICLLFTRTLSLKDLPSIFFDSAKVSSIMILLLATSSVLSYVLTTQGVPRYLAEFFNAVTDNKYVFLLLLNVILLAIGTVLDLFPAIIIFGPIFAQIADGYGVDPVHFAIVFCVNLLLGLNTPPVGSGLFIGAAVGRVKLEKLIREVRPFILMEFGVLLVLTYVPALTTDLPAALMSFFGG, from the coding sequence ATGATCCTTCTCGTTCTTCTTGCCAGCTTCCTCGTCTTTCTGGTGCTGGGAATGCCGGTGGCCTTCGCCATCGGCGCCGCCAGCCTCGCCGCGCTCGTCGCCAGCGGCGACAGTCTCGTCCTGCTGCCCCACTTCATGTACATGGGCATGGAATCCTACGTGCTGGTGTCCGTCCCGCTGTTCGTCCTGGCCGGCGAACTGATGCTGCGCGGCGGCATGACCCGCTCGCTGACGGATTTCGCCGACATGCTGGTCGGGCGCCTGCGCGGCGGCATGGGCCACACCAATATCGCCGGCAGCGTGTTCTTCGCCGGCATCACCGGCTCGGCCTCGGCCGACACGACGGCGCTCGGCTCGGTGCTGATCCCGGCGATGGCGGAAAAGGGCTACGATCGCGCCTATGCGACGGCCGTGACCATCGCCTCTTCCGTCATCGGTCCGATCATTCCGCCGAGCCTGACCTTCGTGATCTACGCGATGGCGGTCGGCGGCGATGTCTCCATCGGCCAGCTCTTCGTCGCCGGTATCGTGCCGGGCGTTCTGGTCGCTTTTGCGCTGATGGGGATGAATTCCTGGATCAGCCGCAAGCGGGGCTACGAGAAGCGCGGCGAGCGGTTCACCTGGGCGGAGATCGGCAGCATCACCCTTCGCAGCCTGACGGTGCTGGTGATGCCCGCCATCATCGTTCTCGGCGTGCTCAGCGGCGATTTCACCGCGACGGAAGCCGCGGCGGTCGCCTCCGTCTATGCGCTCGGCATCTGTCTGCTGTTCACCCGGACGCTGAGCCTCAAGGATCTGCCGTCGATCTTCTTCGATTCCGCCAAGGTCAGCTCGATCATGATCCTGCTGCTGGCGACCAGCAGTGTCCTGTCCTATGTGCTGACCACCCAGGGCGTGCCGCGCTACCTGGCCGAGTTCTTCAACGCGGTCACCGACAACAAATATGTCTTCCTGCTGCTGTTGAACGTGATCCTGCTGGCCATCGGCACCGTTCTGGATCTCTTTCCGGCGATCATCATCTTCGGGCCGATCTTCGCCCAGATCGCCGACGGCTACGGGGTCGACCCGGTGCACTTCGCCATCGTGTTCTGCGTCAACCTGCTGCTCGGTCTGAACACGCCGCCGGTCGGATCCGGGCTCTTCATCGGCGCGGCCGTCGGGCGGGTGAAGCTGGAAAAGCTGATCCGCGAGGTGCGGCCCTTCATCCTGATGGAATTCGGTGTCCTGCTGGTGCTCACCTATGTGCCCGCGCTGACGACCGACCTTCCCGCCGCGCTGATGTCCTTCTTCGGCGGCTGA
- the msrA gene encoding peptide-methionine (S)-S-oxide reductase MsrA, whose amino-acid sequence MTMLTNKFTMVTRDAALPGRATPIMTPGPHAVNGVPIDRAPQAGEEEVLLGLGCFWGAERLFWQMPGVVVTAVGYAGGYTPNPTYHEVCTGRTGHTEAVRVVFDTTRLTHDALARAFFEGHDPTQGMRQGNDTGTQYRSAIYFASDAMREAAERTRAAYAEALEAAGHARAITTEIKPLEAFYFAEPDHQQYLAKNPGGYCGLGGTGVTCPAPVARG is encoded by the coding sequence ATGACGATGCTGACCAACAAGTTCACCATGGTGACGCGCGACGCGGCCCTTCCCGGACGCGCCACGCCGATCATGACGCCGGGCCCGCATGCGGTGAACGGCGTGCCGATCGACCGCGCCCCGCAGGCGGGCGAGGAAGAGGTGCTCCTCGGGCTCGGCTGCTTCTGGGGCGCGGAGCGCCTGTTCTGGCAGATGCCCGGGGTCGTCGTCACGGCCGTCGGATATGCCGGCGGCTACACGCCCAATCCCACCTATCACGAGGTCTGCACCGGGCGCACCGGCCACACGGAAGCGGTGCGGGTCGTGTTCGACACGACGCGGCTGACACATGACGCGCTCGCCCGTGCCTTCTTCGAGGGGCACGACCCGACCCAGGGCATGCGACAGGGCAACGACACCGGCACGCAGTACCGTTCGGCGATCTACTTCGCCTCCGATGCGATGCGGGAGGCGGCGGAGAGGACGCGCGCCGCCTATGCGGAGGCGCTCGAGGCGGCCGGTCATGCCCGGGCGATCACGACCGAGATCAAGCCGCTCGAGGCGTTTTATTTCGCCGAGCCGGACCACCAGCAATATCTGGCCAAGAACCCGGGCGGCTATTGCGGGCTGGGAGGCACGGGCGTCACCTGCCCGGCCCCGGTCGCGCGGGGGTAG